A genomic segment from Labrus bergylta chromosome 3, fLabBer1.1, whole genome shotgun sequence encodes:
- the LOC109981021 gene encoding uncharacterized protein isoform X1, translating into MNRFTMGLKSRVGVRNTFVLLILGNIATVISLHGQSLDCTNDFEEFMFCSFGGENCTEYNMTLKWDKWYGEKGCIFSQCDVGQCCCSVQMNYFVINNKHTATVWKNGESIETKTISVTDSIKPKTPTIISVDESNGNYQVVWLTNTEQESYLTKSLTAEVTYYEKGCTDKVSVKVNQTADGGRNYYEIQGRLLNSSTTYVVSVKSFIDWSGKYSDSSNEWEFTTPVSSNTLFLAIVIGLSVAAVLISGVIYGCYAKLKNKWLDTVAKCPNPKLLDMHSSEQEVLKPVRPIISSVCVEPFSDDSKTWLKDSLKDFSSGSNQQSSGISTGSSCLSYANTEPADIIAEVQDALRKTFANICPISPMTTSLLTDSNTNSGLLCDPHSPCDVRAEDGSSGSSAFLNQTYSLLIPNCPAQIKTDISDVPKQNEMFCESAYCPSEGITVISYQQAPACPLINLTPEVSSLLPPDMSYQPCNADSGRFSSAEDSGSSAFSSGRDTAASCDPGSRVKAACEILENENPEQVTVCDENPCYGSMPAGSQSFPPVDCDYQPFQNLVEQPCILLSEKRSDENEKHLAKQPQEFFITMPQTLLNPVVACPTSNGRCLSELQRPFLSLSSADQFSPVITDSGYHCV; encoded by the exons ATGAATCGTTTCACCATGGGATTAAAAAG tCGAGTTGGCGTTCGGAACACTTTTGTCCTGCTGATTTTAGGAAATATTGCGACTGTAATATCTCTTCATG GCCAAAGTCTTGACTGTACCAACGACTTCGAGGAGTTTATGTTTTGCAGCTTTGGAGGGGAAAACTGTACTGAATACAATATGACTCTAAAGTGGGACAAGTGGTACGg GGAGAAGGGTTGCATTTTCAGCCAGTGCGACGTTGGACAGTGTTGTTGCTCCGTCCAGATGAATTACTTTGTAATAAACAATAAGCATACAGCAACAGTTTGGAAAAATGGCGAAAGCATAGAGACCAAAACCATCAGCGTCACAGACAGCA TAAAGCCAAAAACCCCAACAATAATTTCAGTTGATGAATCCAACGGGAACTATCAAGTTGTGTGGTTGACAAACACGGAGCAGGAGAGCTATTTAACTAAGAGCCTGACTGCTGAAGTGACTTACTATGAAAAAGGATGCACAGATAAG GTTTCTGTAAAGGTCAACCAAACTGCTGATGGTGGAAGGAACTACTATGAAATTCAAGGCCGACTCTTGAACTCAAGCACAACTTATGTGGTCAGTGTGAAAAGCTTCATCGATTGGAGCGGAAAATACAGTGACAGTAGTAATGAGTGGGAATTTACAACCC CTGTGTCCTCAAATACTCTGTTTTTGGCCATCGTCATCGGGCTCAGTGTGGCTGCAGTCCTCATCAGTGGAGTTATATATGGCTGTTATGCAAA GCTCAAAAATAAGTGGTTGGACACAGTTGCCAAATGTCCGAATCCGAAACTTCTTGATATGCATTCAAGCGAGCAAGAG GTCTTGAAGCCTGTGCGGCCCAtcatctcctctgtctgtgttgaGCCTTTCTCAGATGACAGCAAAACGTG gtTAAAGGATTCACTGAAGGACTTTAGCAGTGGCAGCAATCAGCAAAGTAGTGGAATCAGCACTGGCTCCTCTTGTCTCAGCTACGCTAACACAGAACCAGCTGACATCATAGCCGAAGTCCAGGATGCCCTCAGGAAAACTTTCGCCAACATCTGCCCAATATCACCTATGACCACCAGCCTTCTTACAGACTCTAACACAAACAGCGGTCTGCTGTGTGATCCACACAGCCCCTGTGATGTCAGAGCTGAAGACGGGAGCTCAGGATCGTCTGCATTTCTTAATCAAACCTACTCCCTCCTCATTCCCAACTGTCCTGCTCAGATTAAGACGGACATCTCTGATGTCCCGaaacagaatgaaatgttcTGTGAATCTGCATACTGTCCTAGTGAGGGTATCACTGTGATCTCTTACCAACAGGCACCAGCATGTCCACTCATCAACTTAACTCCAGAGGTTTCGTCCTTGTTGCCCCCAGACATGTCATATCAGCCTTGCAATGCAGATTCTGGGAGATTTTCATCCGCTGAAGACTCCGGTTCATCCGCCTTCTCTAGTGGAAGGGATACAGCTGCGTCGTGTGATCCTGGTTCCAGAGTTAAAGCTGCATGTGAGATCTTGGAAAATGAAAACCCTGAACAGGTCACTGTATGTGATGAAAATCCCTGCTACGGCTCCATGCCTGCAGGCTCCCAGAGCTTTCCTCCAGTGGATTGCGACTATCAGCCGTTTCAAAATCTAGTGGAGCAGCCGTGTATTTTGCTTTCAGAGAAGAGGAGTGATGAAAACGAGAAACATTTGGCCAAACAGCCACAAGAATTCTTCATAACGATGCCTCAAACACTCTTAAACCCAGTTGTAGCGTGTCCCACTTCCAATGGCCGGTGTCTGTCTGAGCTGCAGAGACCTTTTCTGTCCCTGAGCTCAGCTGACCAGTTCTCACCAGTCATCACAGACAGCGGCTATCACTGTGTTTAG
- the LOC109981021 gene encoding uncharacterized protein isoform X2, giving the protein MNRFTMGLKSRVGVRNTFVLLILGNIATVISLHGQSLDCTNDFEEFMFCSFGGENCTEYNMTLKWDKWEKGCIFSQCDVGQCCCSVQMNYFVINNKHTATVWKNGESIETKTISVTDSIKPKTPTIISVDESNGNYQVVWLTNTEQESYLTKSLTAEVTYYEKGCTDKVSVKVNQTADGGRNYYEIQGRLLNSSTTYVVSVKSFIDWSGKYSDSSNEWEFTTPVSSNTLFLAIVIGLSVAAVLISGVIYGCYAKLKNKWLDTVAKCPNPKLLDMHSSEQEVLKPVRPIISSVCVEPFSDDSKTWLKDSLKDFSSGSNQQSSGISTGSSCLSYANTEPADIIAEVQDALRKTFANICPISPMTTSLLTDSNTNSGLLCDPHSPCDVRAEDGSSGSSAFLNQTYSLLIPNCPAQIKTDISDVPKQNEMFCESAYCPSEGITVISYQQAPACPLINLTPEVSSLLPPDMSYQPCNADSGRFSSAEDSGSSAFSSGRDTAASCDPGSRVKAACEILENENPEQVTVCDENPCYGSMPAGSQSFPPVDCDYQPFQNLVEQPCILLSEKRSDENEKHLAKQPQEFFITMPQTLLNPVVACPTSNGRCLSELQRPFLSLSSADQFSPVITDSGYHCV; this is encoded by the exons ATGAATCGTTTCACCATGGGATTAAAAAG tCGAGTTGGCGTTCGGAACACTTTTGTCCTGCTGATTTTAGGAAATATTGCGACTGTAATATCTCTTCATG GCCAAAGTCTTGACTGTACCAACGACTTCGAGGAGTTTATGTTTTGCAGCTTTGGAGGGGAAAACTGTACTGAATACAATATGACTCTAAAGTGGGACAAGTG GGAGAAGGGTTGCATTTTCAGCCAGTGCGACGTTGGACAGTGTTGTTGCTCCGTCCAGATGAATTACTTTGTAATAAACAATAAGCATACAGCAACAGTTTGGAAAAATGGCGAAAGCATAGAGACCAAAACCATCAGCGTCACAGACAGCA TAAAGCCAAAAACCCCAACAATAATTTCAGTTGATGAATCCAACGGGAACTATCAAGTTGTGTGGTTGACAAACACGGAGCAGGAGAGCTATTTAACTAAGAGCCTGACTGCTGAAGTGACTTACTATGAAAAAGGATGCACAGATAAG GTTTCTGTAAAGGTCAACCAAACTGCTGATGGTGGAAGGAACTACTATGAAATTCAAGGCCGACTCTTGAACTCAAGCACAACTTATGTGGTCAGTGTGAAAAGCTTCATCGATTGGAGCGGAAAATACAGTGACAGTAGTAATGAGTGGGAATTTACAACCC CTGTGTCCTCAAATACTCTGTTTTTGGCCATCGTCATCGGGCTCAGTGTGGCTGCAGTCCTCATCAGTGGAGTTATATATGGCTGTTATGCAAA GCTCAAAAATAAGTGGTTGGACACAGTTGCCAAATGTCCGAATCCGAAACTTCTTGATATGCATTCAAGCGAGCAAGAG GTCTTGAAGCCTGTGCGGCCCAtcatctcctctgtctgtgttgaGCCTTTCTCAGATGACAGCAAAACGTG gtTAAAGGATTCACTGAAGGACTTTAGCAGTGGCAGCAATCAGCAAAGTAGTGGAATCAGCACTGGCTCCTCTTGTCTCAGCTACGCTAACACAGAACCAGCTGACATCATAGCCGAAGTCCAGGATGCCCTCAGGAAAACTTTCGCCAACATCTGCCCAATATCACCTATGACCACCAGCCTTCTTACAGACTCTAACACAAACAGCGGTCTGCTGTGTGATCCACACAGCCCCTGTGATGTCAGAGCTGAAGACGGGAGCTCAGGATCGTCTGCATTTCTTAATCAAACCTACTCCCTCCTCATTCCCAACTGTCCTGCTCAGATTAAGACGGACATCTCTGATGTCCCGaaacagaatgaaatgttcTGTGAATCTGCATACTGTCCTAGTGAGGGTATCACTGTGATCTCTTACCAACAGGCACCAGCATGTCCACTCATCAACTTAACTCCAGAGGTTTCGTCCTTGTTGCCCCCAGACATGTCATATCAGCCTTGCAATGCAGATTCTGGGAGATTTTCATCCGCTGAAGACTCCGGTTCATCCGCCTTCTCTAGTGGAAGGGATACAGCTGCGTCGTGTGATCCTGGTTCCAGAGTTAAAGCTGCATGTGAGATCTTGGAAAATGAAAACCCTGAACAGGTCACTGTATGTGATGAAAATCCCTGCTACGGCTCCATGCCTGCAGGCTCCCAGAGCTTTCCTCCAGTGGATTGCGACTATCAGCCGTTTCAAAATCTAGTGGAGCAGCCGTGTATTTTGCTTTCAGAGAAGAGGAGTGATGAAAACGAGAAACATTTGGCCAAACAGCCACAAGAATTCTTCATAACGATGCCTCAAACACTCTTAAACCCAGTTGTAGCGTGTCCCACTTCCAATGGCCGGTGTCTGTCTGAGCTGCAGAGACCTTTTCTGTCCCTGAGCTCAGCTGACCAGTTCTCACCAGTCATCACAGACAGCGGCTATCACTGTGTTTAG